CAGACCCGGCAACGTCAGCGTCGCCTCGAATGCCGCCAGCGCTGCGAATGTCATCAGCGTGTAGATGATCAACGCACCGATGGCGATGACACCGCTCCAGGCATAGTACAGAATCATCATCAGGATCACGAAGATCACGCCGATGATACCGGCAATGATGCCGCCCCGAATCGCGTCCGCGCCGAGACTCGGACCGACCTGGCGCTCCTCGACGATCTTGAGCGGGGTCGGCAGCGCACCGGCCCGGAGCGTCAGCGCCAGGTCCTGCGCCTCCTGCAGCGAGCGGCCGCCCAGCTGAATCCGCCCTTGCCGCTCGATCCGACTCTGAATCACCGGGGGACGACCCTGGACCTCGTTGTCCAGAATGATCGCCATGTAATCCCCGACATGCCGGGCGGTTTCCTGGCCAAACCGTCGCCCGCCCTGGCGGTCGAGCTCGAAATTGACCTCCGCGCCATTGGTCAGCGGATCCAGCTGCGCAATCGCATTGACGAGGTGGGTTCCGGTAATGATCGGGCGCTCATCGAGCGCGTACAGCAGTCGGAACTGCTCAACCCCGGCGGAAATCGGCGCGTTGGACCACTTGAAGTCGATGCCGCGCGGCCAGAGGCGGCGGACCTCAGGCCGGCGCAACAGGCTGTCCACCTGACGGTAGGCGCCTTCGCGAACCACATATTCGCCGGGCACCTGGGGAAGGCCGACGGCCGACGACGGCTGAATCAGCGAGGCGAAGATGCCGTTGGTGATCACGCTGTCGGATTCGGCCTCCTTGGCCGAATCCGCACCGAGCAGGTCCTGCACCGCGGATGGGCGGGCCGGCGTGGCGCCGACCGACGCCGTCACCCCGAGGTCGCGCAAGGTCCGATCCATGATGCCGATCGAGCGCTCGAGCGCCTGGGTCTTGTCGGTGATCTTGAACTCGAGGAACGCGCTCCGCTGCACCACCGCCTTGGCGCGATCGGGATCCGTCACACCCGGCAGCTCGACCACGATCCGCTCGGCGCCGACAGTCTGGATGATCGGCTCCAAGACTCCGAACTCGTCGATCCGCTTGCGAAGCACCGTCAGCGCAAGCTGAATGTCCCCGGCCGGATCACTGGATACCCGGTTCGACTGATCGAGCTCGAGGCCCAGGTGCATCCCGCCCTGAAGATCGAGTCCAAGATTGACGATCGTCCCCTGATGCGTCGGCGTAGTCGTCTTCCGCTTGTTGTTCCAGAGGAAGAAGCCGGACGCGAGGATCAGAATCGCGATGACGATGAATCGGTTACGTAAGTTCGTGAACATCGTTCCCACACCGCGTGTCAACGGGTGACACTTCGTTAGAGGTTCGCGCGCCCCTCGAGCGTGGCCCGCGCGTTGGCACGATCCTGCTCGAGCTGATCCCGTAGCGCGGCCAGCGAATCAAAGCGCCGGATCGCTCGGAGCGGAGCGACCCATTCGATCCGGATCTCCCGCCCGTATAAATCACCGTCGAAATCGAAGAGATGCACTTCCAGCCACCGAGTGGCGTCTCCGACCGTCGGACGGGTACCCTGGTTCATCATTCCACCTGCCGTACCACCACCCCACTCCACCCGCACCGCGTAGACGCCGTCCGGCGGCAGCAGCTTTCCGACCGGCGTCGACAGATTGGCCGTCGGGATCCCAAGCGTGCGACCCCGCCGCTGCCCTGGCACCACCCGCCCGGACACCCGGTACGGCCGACCCAGCCCTGCGGCCGCGGCCGCGAAGTCGCCGGCGACCACGGCATCACGAATCACGCTGCTCGACACCAGGTGGCCTCGACTTCCCGCCACGGGGGCAACGACTCGCAGCGCGAATCCGCCATCCGTAGCAAGCGATTCGAGCATGACCCGATCGCCGGCCCGCCGCCGCCCGAACCCGTGGTCGTGGCCCACCACCAGTTCGACCATCTGGCACCGCGCCTGCAGCACGTCGCGGACGAACTGCTCCGGATCGAGCGCGGCCAGGGCCTGATCGAAGCGGAGCACGACCTGGTAGTCGATGCTCGTCTCGGC
The Gemmatimonadales bacterium genome window above contains:
- a CDS encoding bifunctional riboflavin kinase/FAD synthetase — protein: MNDLPGFPRGAAVTVGTFDGVHLGHQAVIEELVRRARQADRPAVLVTFEPHPLAVLRPGAAPGRLTTADERSAALAETSIDYQVVLRFDQALAALDPEQFVRDVLQARCQMVELVVGHDHGFGRRRAGDRVMLESLATDGGFALRVVAPVAGSRGHLVSSSVIRDAVVAGDFAAAAAGLGRPYRVSGRVVPGQRRGRTLGIPTANLSTPVGKLLPPDGVYAVRVEWGGGTAGGMMNQGTRPTVGDATRWLEVHLFDFDGDLYGREIRIEWVAPLRAIRRFDSLAALRDQLEQDRANARATLEGRANL